Proteins found in one Trichoplusia ni isolate ovarian cell line Hi5 chromosome 14, tn1, whole genome shotgun sequence genomic segment:
- the LOC113500920 gene encoding retinal dehydrogenase 1-like encodes MAPQIKYTKLFIDNEWVDSVSGKTFETISPGDGFVITSVAEGDKADVDLAVAAARRAFHRNSEWRLMDASQRGELLRKFADLVERDYKYIAELESYDNGLVLGKALAFIQGAVKSIKYFASLADKIQGTTIPSDGDVFSYTLRQPVGVCALILPWNVPVLMYVNKICSALAAGCTAVVKPAEQTPLTALYLTALLAEAGLPKGVVNVINGYGETAGVALTHHPHVAKISFTGSLEVGKLIQQAAGANNLKRVTLELGGKSPLVIMDDADLSLAVPYAANGVFLHQGQICVAASRLFVQSTIYDKFVEAAIQYAKNIKIGSPSDPKTEHGPQVDELMMKKVLNYIETGKKEGAKLVLGGKRVGAKGYYIEPTIFTNVTDDMTIAKEEIFGPVQSILKFDTLEEVIDRANETNFGLASGIFTSNLNNALQYSKHVESGVVWVNLYLGGGVQTPFGGYKESGIGRENGINSLDPYLEVKTVTIAQSKKF; translated from the exons ATGGCACCgcaaattaaatatactaaG ttattcatCGACAACGAATGGGTGGACTCCGTAAGCGGTAAAACCTTCGAGACCATCTCCCCTGGCGATGGATTTGTCATTACATCAGTCGCTGAAGGAGATAAG GCTGACGTAGACCTTGCAGTAGCGGCTGCCCGACGTGCTTTCCACCGCAACTCGGAATGGCGCTTAATGGACGCCTCCCAACGCGGAGAGCTCCTGCGCAAGTTTGCCGACCTCGTCGAGAGAGACTATAAGTACATTGCTGAGCTGGAATCTTACGACAACGGCTTAGTGCTGGGGAAAGCGCTCGCTTTCATCCAAGGTGCCGTTAAGAGTATCAAGTACTTTGCCAGTTTAGCTGACAAGATTCAAGGCACCACAATCCCCAGTG ACGGCGATGTATTTTCTTACACCTTAAGACAACCCGTAGGAGTGTGTGCTCTTATCTTGCCATGGAATGTGCCTGTTTTGATGTACGTGAACAAAATCTGCTCCGCACTTGCTGCAG GTTGTACTGCTGTAGTTAAGCCTGCTGAACAGACTCCACTGACAGCCTTGTACCTGACGGCTTTGCTGGCTGAAGCTGGTCTCCCTAAGGGAGTAGTCAACGTCATCAATGGATACGGCGAGACCGCTGGAGTCGCTCTCACTCACCACCCTCATGTTGCCAAGATTTCTTTCACTGGATCACTCGAG gtcGGCAAGTTGATTCAGCAAGCTGCTGGAGCCAACAACCTCAAACGTGTCACTCTTGAGTTAGGAGGCAAAAGTCCTCTTGTCATCATGGACGATGCCGACT tGTCGCTGGCTGTCCCATACGCAGCTAATGGTGTCTTCTTACATCAAGGACAGATTTGCGTAGCAGCGTCTCGTTTGTTCGTTCAGTCTACGATCTACGACAAGTTTGTTGAAGCTGCTATTCAGTATGCTAAGAACATCAAGATCGGTAGCCCTTCTGATCCCAAAACTGAGCACGGCCCACAG GTCGACGAGTTGATGATGAAGAAAGTACTCAACTACATTGAAACAGGAAAGAAAGAAGGAGCCAAGTTGGTCCTTGGAGGCAAGCGCGTCGGAGCCAAGGGTTATTACATCGAACCCACTATTTTCACGAACGTCACTGACGACATGACTATCGCCAAGGAAGAG ATTTTCGGGCCTGTTCAGAGCATTCTGAAGTTCGACACATTAGAGGAAGTGATTGACCGAGCAAACGAAACTAACTTCGGACTCGCCTCCGGAATCTTCACTTCTAACCTTAACAACGCTCTGCAATATAGCAAGCATGTTGAATCTGGAGTCGTTTG GGTTAACTTGTACTTAGGTGGAGGTGTGCAGACACCATTCGGAGGCTACAAGGAGTCAGGAATTGGCCGCGAGAA TGGCATCAACTCCTTGGACCCCTACCTAGAAGTTAAGACTGTGACCATCGCTCAATCAaagaaattctaa
- the LOC113500922 gene encoding retinal dehydrogenase 1-like, with protein sequence MAPQVKYTKLFIDNQWVDSVSGKTFDTHSPHDGSLLASVAEGDKADVDLAVSAARRAFHRNSEWRLLDASQRGEILYKFADLVERDLQYIAELESYDNGTVLSRAITFFNAGVKNIRYFASLADKVQGCTIPADGETFSYTLKQPVGVCGLILPWNVPALMYINKVCTALAAGCTVVIKPAEQTPLSALYLTALLAEAGVPKGVVNVINGYGETVGVALTHHPHVAKISFTGSLEVGKLIQQAAGASNLKRVTLELGGKSPLVIMDDADLAQAVPYAALGVFAHQGQICVAASRLFVQSKIYDKFIEASIQFAKSLKIGSPFDSETQHGPQIDELMMNKVLNYIETGKKEGAKLVTGGKRIGSKGYFIEPTIFTDVTDDMTIAKEEIFGPVQSILKFDTLEEVIDRANETNYGLASGIFTSNINNALQFSKHVESGVCWVNMYLGGGPQTPFGGFKESGIGRERGINCLEEYLEVKTVTIAQQKKF encoded by the exons ATGGCTCCACAAGTAAAATATACCAAG ttattCATCGACAACCAATGGGTGGACTCCGTGAGTGGTAAAACCTTTGACACACACTCTCCTCATGACGGATCACTTCTTGCAAGTGTAGCTGAAGGGGATAAG GCGGACGTCGACCTAGCAGTCAGTGCAGCGCGCCGAGCCTTCCACCGCAACTCAGAATGGCGCTTGCTAGACGCATCTCAACGAGGGGAGATCCTATACAAGTTTGCCGACCTCGTGGAAAGAGACCTTCAGTACATTGCCGAGCTGGAGTCTTACGACAACGGCACAGTGCTGAGTAGAGCTATCACCTTTTTTAATGCTGGCGTCAAGAATATAAGATATTTCGCCAGTTTAGCTGATAAAGTCCAAGGCTGTACTATTCCTGCTG ATGGAGAGACATTTTCTTATACTTTAAAGCAACCTGTAGGAGTTTGTGGACTTATTTTGCCATGGAACGTGCCAGCTTTGATGTACATTAATAAAGTTTGCACGGCGCTTGCTGCAG GTTGTACAGTCGTGATTAAACCAGCGGAGCAGACACCATTATCAGCGTTATATCTGACGGCGTTGCTAGCCGAAGCTGGTGTCCCTAAAGGAGTAGTGAACGTTATCAATGGCTACGGTGAAACGGTTGGAGTTGCTCTTACACACCACCCTCATGTTGCCAAGATATCATTCACTGGATCACTTGAG GTCGGTAAATTAATTCAACAAGCGGCTGGAGCTTCCAACCTTAAACGTGTCACTCTTGAGCTGGGAGGCAAAAGCCCGCTTGTCATCATGGACGATGCCGACT TGGCTCAGGCGGTCCCTTACGCGGCTTTAGGCGTGTTTGCACATCAAGGTCAGATTTGCGTTGCTGCCAGTCGGTTATTTGTTCAATCTAAGATCTATGACAAGTTTATTGAAGCCAGCATTCAATTTGCAAAGTCACTCAAAATTGGAAGTCCATTCGATTCTGAAACTCAACATGGACCAcag attgaCGAGTTGATGATGAACAAGGTACTGAACTACATTGAAACAGGCAAAAAAGAAGGAGCGAAATTGGTCACTGGAGGAAAACGTATTGGAAGCAAGGGCTATTTCATAGAACCTACTATATTTACTGACGTCACCGACGATATGACAATCGCTAAAGAAGAG ATCTTCGGCCCAGTACAGAGCATTCTGAAGTTCGACACATTAGAGGAAGTGATTGACCGAGCAAACGAAACTAACTACGGTCTCGCCTCCGGAATCTTCACTTCCAACATCAACAATGCTCTGCAGTTCAGCAAGCATGTTGAATCTGGCGTTTGCTG GGTAAACATGTACTTAGGGGGCGGACCTCAGACGCCGTTTGGAGGATTCAAAGAATCTGGAATTGGACgagaaag GGGTATCAACTGCCTTGAAGAGTATTTGGAAGTTAAAACTGTGACCATCGCTCAACAAAAGAAATTTTGA